CCCAGCCCCAAATCCACAGATTCAGTGGAAAGATTTTTTCAAACTTAACGATCGTTTCTTCTTTGAAAAGACCCAAGGCGCGATAATCTACCGGACCGAAAAGAAGACGAACCATATCGGTTTCGTTATTGATCGTAAAGAGATCCTGGCCAATGCCAAAGACAAAATGATTTGGATGTTTTTCAAGAACGATGTCAGCGACGCCCTCGGCGCGGAAAGCGCGTTTGATTTTCGCAGCCAATTGCTCAAAGTTCACAAGTTTGATCATGCCAAGAAAGCCCTGATTCATCGTCACAGGTTTTGTTTGCAGTTGTTGAATCAAATTCTGTGCGTGGCGCGGGCAGATGATCGTGTAGGGCTGTTTTTTATGCGCGCGAATAAAGCTGAAAAGAGCCATTAGCTTAGAAACAGAGCCGCCCCATTCGTGAATGTATCCGCCAAGATCGACACCTTTGCCTTCGATCGCATAGGCCGCCAACTGACCGTTAGGCTCCCACGCGGTGTAGACCTGCGTTTGCGGGATCGAAAGAAACTTTCGCGTCTCTTCAATCGTGCGAACGGAATTGACTGTGTGTGCAGAATAAAGACGATAGATCGCATCCGGAGAAACTTTGGAATCCACAGAGAACCTCAAGTTCACTGGAGGGATGTCGAACTCCTCTTCAATCACGAAACTGATTTCGCTGCCCGCCAATTCAAAACCCATGCGGCGGTAAAAATCAAAAAGGTCCGTCCATAAGATCGCGATATCGCAAGACTGTTCGGTTGCAGACTTCAAGCAGTCGTTAATCACACGGGTGCTTAAACCTTGCCCGCGATGTCCGTCGTCAGTCACGACAGAGCCAATAGCGCCCACTTTGAAGATAACGTGAGGGGACTTAATAATAAGAGGTTTCATTACGGCATGAGAAAGCACTCTTTCTTCATCCGCGATGATACGCATATTGTGCAAATTGTTAGGGGAGAAGGCTGTGGGATATTCCGCAGCGATAGACCAGGGGGCTTCGTTGCGCAGCTTTTTGTTCAAAAAATCCAACACCTGGGGAAGTTCATTTTCCGAAGGTGAACGAGGTCCTTCCATAGACCCTCCTTTTGCCTAATAACCAGTCTAGCGGTAAATGACAGCGGGTCCCAGCAACACTCATATCTGGGGTGAAAAATACGACCCAAGTCGGGAACTCAGTTTGACATCAAGGTCAAAAGTTTTATATTAAGGTCGCATATTTAGGAGACCTCATGGCCGACAAGAGTCAGATGTGGAAAGAGAATAAACCAGGCAAAATGTTCGTCGATCAATCTTGCATCGCCTGTGACGCTTGTGTGCTGACGGCTCCAAAAAATTTCTCTATGCACGAAGAAGACGGGCATGCCTTCGTAGCGAAACAACCAGAGACTCCGGAAGAGGAAGCTTTGTGTAAAGAGGCGATGGAAGGTTGCCCTGTGGAAGCCATCGGTAACGATGCCGACCAGTAAAAAGCCTCTTCTTTCACGTAAGAAAACGGAAGCGGGGAAGGCGGCAAAAAAAACCGCGACCGCTCAAGCTAAACCCGCAAAATCACCTAAAAAACCGGCCCCCATTTTAGAGACGATCGATCTTCTTCGTCGCTATTATCCCGACGCCCATTGTGCGTTGAATTTCACGAATCCTTACGAGCTTCTCGTGGCCACAGTTCTTTCCGCGCAATGCACGGATGAACGCGTGAATATGGTGACGCCAAACCTCTTTAAGAAATATCCCACGCCGCAAAAGATGGCGAAGGCCCCGGTCGAAAGTATTGAAGAGATCATTCGCTCCACGGGTTTTTATAAGAATAAGGCGAAGTCTTTGAAGACGGCGGCAGAAACACTTGTTGAGAAATACAAGGGAGAGATTCCGCAGAACCTTGAGGCTTTGGTCGAGTTGCCAGGAGTGGGTCGTAAAACCGCGAACGTGGTCCTTGGAAATGCTTTCGGCATTGCGAGCGGAGTTGTCGTGGACACTCACGTCACCCGCTTGTCGAATCGTTTGGGTTGGGTGAAAACGGATAACGCTGTAATCATCGAAAGAGAACTCAGCCAAAAAGTCCCCAAAGAAGATTGGGTGATGTTGCCGCATTATTTGATCTCACATGGTCGAGCTATCTGTAAGGCGAGAAAACCTGCATGCAGTCATTGCTTCCTAGAGGAGACTTGCCCGAAGGTGGGCGTCTAGTTCACAATGATTTCATGTTTGTTGCATTCTTTGAGAGCGTTAAATACGTCGGCCATCTTCTACCTATTTCCTTCTTAAGAATTTTCTTAGGTTACTACTATTTAGAGCACGCCCTGCAAAAGTATCGCGGTGATTTTTTAAGTCGCCCGCGTATTGCGGATCAAATGGCCGAGTGGCTTCCTGCGAGTCATGCTCCGAACTGGTTTAAGATTTTTGCCAGCAGTCAGATGATTCCGAATTGGCAAACTGTCGCATTTATTATTTTGGGTGTTGAGTTTGCGATCGCGATTTCCTACATCATTGGTTACGTTGTGCGCCCGGTGGCCTTGTTGGGCGTTCTTCTTTGTGTGACGATGTTGTTCATTTCCGGCCCTGCAATGGAAGATCTATATAAAACATTCTTAGCGATTCATTTGATTCTTGCATGGGTAGGAGCGGGACGTTGTCTTGGCTTTGATTATTACTTCTTTAAGCGTCGTCGCGGTTTGTGGTGGTAAGCAGTGAAGCATTTTATCTTTTTTATCGCCGTCGTTTTCCTCGGGTTGTTTCTGGCGGTTCTGAATAAGAACGAACAGGGTGCGACCTCAAGTTCTTTACCGACTTTAAGAGTTTTTGGATACGCCTCTTTTACGGGCCGATGGGGCCCAGGTCCGCTGCTTAAAGAAGAGTTCGAAAAAAGCTGTAAATGCAAAGTGGAGTTTATCGAGGGCAGTGACTCTGGAATTCTTTTGCAACGTTTGAAAATTGAAGGCGAAAGCCTTGGTGCCGACCTTGTTGTGGGCCTAGATCAGTTTGATATTTCGAAAGCGATTTCCGAACAAGCATGGCGCAAATTAAGCATCGGTAAATTGGACGTTTACGATTCCGTGAAGCCGGCCTTGTCGAACAGCTTTTTTGTTCCCTATGATTGGGGCGCACTCACATTTGTCGCACGTAAAGACGACCTCACACATTTACCTTCGTCATTGGACGACCTTTTGGCACCGGAGCTGACAAAGAAGATCGCTCTGCAAGACCCGCGCACAAGTTCGCCGGGAATGCAGTTTCTTTATTGGGTGATTCGCTCTAAAGGGGAAGAAGAAGGCTTTCGCTATTTACAAAAGTTGATGGGGCAAGCGCACTCATTTTCTCCGACGTGGTCCACTGCTTACGGACTTTTCACGAACAAGCAGGCGAAATTGGTTTATTCCTATGTGACATCTCCTCTTTATCACGAGGTGGAAGAAAAGAAGAAAGATTATATCGCTCTTCCTTTCAATGAAGCATTGCCGGTGCAGTTTGAGTTTGTTGGTATCCCTGAATTTTGTCGCCACTGCGATCTAGCCGAGCAGTTTGTGAATCTGATGCTTTCACCGCAAGGGCAGAAAATCATCATGGAAAAGAACTACATGTTCCCTGTGATGAAAGGTGTTATTGAAAATACGCCATTTGCTGATTTGATGAACGTGAAGACGATGTCGCAAATGGAAATCTTGTCGGCGACGGAAGTCGATCGTCTTTTAAAACGCTGGACTGAAATTCGTCGGAGCGAACTTAATTGAACATTAGAAATGCCCTTCGCCTAAGTCTGGTTCTCTTTCTGCTTTTTCCGTTTCTGTTTTTATTGACGCAGTTTCGGATTTCACAAGCTCCAGATATCGGCGAACTTCTTTGGGCCTTTAAAAACAGTTTCATTCAGGCTTTCTTTTCCGCACTTCTGTCCTTGTTTGTCGGATTTTGGGCGGCACTGGGACTTTTAAGTTTCAATGACGGCTCGAAGAAAAGACGTTTTGTTTTTGAAATCCTCTGTTTGCTTCCGAATTTCCTCCCGCCTATTTTTATTTTGCTGGCAACCTTGAATATCATTGATCCTTTTCCGATGGGTATCGCAGGAATTGTGATCATTCATACTTTGATGAATTTCGGTTTAGCGGCTGTTTTGTTGGCCGGTATTATCGAAAACAAACTGGGTGGAATGATCGAGCTTGCTTACGTCGAAGGTGCGTCGCGCTGGCAGTTTCTGCGGCAAGGTCTTTTGCCTTTGTTGAAAAA
This region of Bdellovibrio sp. 22V genomic DNA includes:
- a CDS encoding ferredoxin, which encodes MADKSQMWKENKPGKMFVDQSCIACDACVLTAPKNFSMHEEDGHAFVAKQPETPEEEALCKEAMEGCPVEAIGNDADQ
- a CDS encoding thiamine ABC transporter substrate-binding protein, whose product is MKHFIFFIAVVFLGLFLAVLNKNEQGATSSSLPTLRVFGYASFTGRWGPGPLLKEEFEKSCKCKVEFIEGSDSGILLQRLKIEGESLGADLVVGLDQFDISKAISEQAWRKLSIGKLDVYDSVKPALSNSFFVPYDWGALTFVARKDDLTHLPSSLDDLLAPELTKKIALQDPRTSSPGMQFLYWVIRSKGEEEGFRYLQKLMGQAHSFSPTWSTAYGLFTNKQAKLVYSYVTSPLYHEVEEKKKDYIALPFNEALPVQFEFVGIPEFCRHCDLAEQFVNLMLSPQGQKIIMEKNYMFPVMKGVIENTPFADLMNVKTMSQMEILSATEVDRLLKRWTEIRRSELN
- the nth gene encoding endonuclease III, with protein sequence MPTSKKPLLSRKKTEAGKAAKKTATAQAKPAKSPKKPAPILETIDLLRRYYPDAHCALNFTNPYELLVATVLSAQCTDERVNMVTPNLFKKYPTPQKMAKAPVESIEEIIRSTGFYKNKAKSLKTAAETLVEKYKGEIPQNLEALVELPGVGRKTANVVLGNAFGIASGVVVDTHVTRLSNRLGWVKTDNAVIIERELSQKVPKEDWVMLPHYLISHGRAICKARKPACSHCFLEETCPKVGV
- a CDS encoding DoxX family membrane protein; translated protein: MFVAFFESVKYVGHLLPISFLRIFLGYYYLEHALQKYRGDFLSRPRIADQMAEWLPASHAPNWFKIFASSQMIPNWQTVAFIILGVEFAIAISYIIGYVVRPVALLGVLLCVTMLFISGPAMEDLYKTFLAIHLILAWVGAGRCLGFDYYFFKRRRGLWW
- a CDS encoding GNAT family N-acetyltransferase, giving the protein MEGPRSPSENELPQVLDFLNKKLRNEAPWSIAAEYPTAFSPNNLHNMRIIADEERVLSHAVMKPLIIKSPHVIFKVGAIGSVVTDDGHRGQGLSTRVINDCLKSATEQSCDIAILWTDLFDFYRRMGFELAGSEISFVIEEEFDIPPVNLRFSVDSKVSPDAIYRLYSAHTVNSVRTIEETRKFLSIPQTQVYTAWEPNGQLAAYAIEGKGVDLGGYIHEWGGSVSKLMALFSFIRAHKKQPYTIICPRHAQNLIQQLQTKPVTMNQGFLGMIKLVNFEQLAAKIKRAFRAEGVADIVLEKHPNHFVFGIGQDLFTINNETDMVRLLFGPVDYRALGLFKEETIVKFEKIFPLNLWIWGWDSI